The Deltaproteobacteria bacterium genome window below encodes:
- the dusA gene encoding tRNA dihydrouridine(20/20a) synthase DusA has product MPAPWRFSVAPMMDRTDRHFRWLFRHISAGALLYTPMIAADAIVRGRADAELAHEPCEQPLALQLGGSEPATLAAAARIGAARGFVEIDLNCGCPSPTAASSRWGVALMDEPARVAEMVAAMVAVAGVDVTVKHRLGIAGRDHVERLHAFVDAVASAGAARVIVHARAAVLGGLAPARNRSVPPLRPDEVHALVAARPGLPVIYNGGLLTPADAAERLRDDRLAGVMIGRSAYDDPWAWREVDPWLYGVPAPTGSRREIAVALRERAQAWARTGADPYAVTRHAMGLWRALPGARRARAAVASLARGGGLAALDAAIAVLP; this is encoded by the coding sequence ATGCCCGCGCCCTGGCGCTTCAGCGTCGCGCCGATGATGGACCGGACGGATCGCCACTTCCGGTGGCTGTTCCGGCACATCAGCGCCGGCGCGCTGCTGTACACGCCGATGATCGCGGCCGACGCGATCGTCCGCGGGCGCGCCGACGCCGAGCTCGCGCACGAGCCGTGCGAGCAACCCCTGGCGCTGCAGCTGGGCGGCAGCGAGCCCGCCACGCTGGCCGCTGCCGCGCGCATCGGCGCCGCGCGGGGCTTCGTCGAGATCGATCTCAACTGTGGCTGTCCCTCGCCGACCGCGGCGTCGTCGCGCTGGGGTGTCGCGCTGATGGACGAGCCCGCACGGGTCGCCGAGATGGTCGCCGCCATGGTCGCGGTCGCCGGCGTCGACGTCACGGTCAAGCACCGACTCGGCATCGCGGGTCGCGACCACGTCGAGCGCCTGCACGCATTCGTCGACGCGGTCGCGTCGGCCGGCGCGGCGCGGGTGATCGTGCACGCGCGTGCCGCCGTGCTCGGCGGGCTTGCGCCCGCGCGCAACCGCAGCGTGCCGCCGCTGCGGCCCGACGAGGTGCACGCGCTGGTGGCCGCTCGGCCGGGCCTGCCCGTCATCTACAACGGTGGCCTCCTGACCCCCGCCGACGCGGCCGAGCGCCTGCGCGACGATCGACTGGCCGGCGTGATGATCGGTCGATCGGCCTACGACGACCCCTGGGCGTGGCGCGAGGTCGACCCGTGGCTGTACGGTGTGCCGGCGCCGACCGGCTCGCGCCGCGAGATCGCGGTGGCGCTGCGCGAGCGCGCGCAGGCATGGGCGCGTACCGGTGCTGACCCCTACGCGGTGACCCGGCATGCGATGGGTCTGTGGCGCGCGCTCCCGGGGGCGCGACGGGCCCGCGCCGCGGTGGCCTCGCTGGCGCGCGGGGGTGGCCTCGCGGCGCTCGATGCCGCGATTGCGGTCCTGCCGTGA
- a CDS encoding protein kinase, translated as MNDDDSVISRATLSISLAPVRLESPGVVAARDGARESVAPPAQIGRYHVLERIGAGGMGEVFAARDPELDRTIAIKLVHADLGSSSSAAAARLLREAQTLARLNHPNVVQIFEVGTVKGRVYIAMEIVRGDTLRRFAEQGPSIARRLDALQQCAAGLHAIHRVGLVHRDVKPDNVVVAADGRVRVVDFGLARGAAADTAEPEHVEPEPTPPSPGPHTPLSARLTVTGAVVGTPVYMAPEQLRRQVIDPRCDQFAFCVMAWELLAGERPFASASIGELFEAHRSGPQPPARSEVPASVWRVLTRGLAYESSARWPDMAALLEAMQRAVRPRTSRRAAIATAAGVLAVVAVPVFGARAESAPCVELGPRGDAAKARLDRVAALRDHDEPALEVLGARIDAISTRRQQACEGQDAPPHHRCLERALSRVDALIDALARGDDDILDRARAIASLPDGSECAEHSESPAPSVAARAEQARVRSELDRASAELALGHAGRLRGRGAELRAMALATGSTGLQAEALAFDGELAGALGESELARANLREAALQAEAERDDALAASAWLSVAKVSIGQLRDPVRGRDDLRSARAAVVRLGDEGLQERLRLLGAQLSLLEGDVASAREQLEGLVEALDDDDLAPTRWPLLDVAADAAEAAGELDEAASLHARQRRIALAQLGPEHPMLAAIDYNLGKVELLRGQVDASRVALDRALQGWRAALGDQHPDLALVHTALQQWEMHHGSLAAAREHAVRVLEIGRAQLPEDHPDLALAWVGIGAVALLQGAHDEAVDAYARALAIAERAHAPDHVELAIVRLDYAEALLERSPADADLALAQIEPARAAIEAAPGHDPSLLAFADRLRKTALRHRDSNPDAPDVPDAPDAPDRIDPKRPLPK; from the coding sequence GTGAACGACGACGACTCGGTGATCTCGCGGGCGACCCTGTCCATCTCGCTCGCGCCCGTGCGACTCGAGTCGCCGGGCGTCGTGGCGGCACGCGACGGCGCGCGCGAGAGCGTCGCACCGCCGGCACAGATCGGCCGCTACCATGTGCTCGAGCGCATCGGCGCCGGTGGCATGGGCGAGGTCTTCGCGGCCCGCGATCCCGAGCTCGATCGCACGATTGCGATCAAGCTGGTGCACGCCGATCTCGGCAGCAGCAGCAGCGCGGCGGCGGCCCGGCTGCTGCGCGAGGCGCAGACGCTGGCACGGCTCAACCATCCCAACGTCGTGCAGATCTTCGAGGTCGGCACCGTGAAGGGCCGGGTCTACATCGCGATGGAGATCGTGCGCGGCGACACCCTGCGGCGCTTCGCCGAGCAGGGGCCGAGCATCGCGCGGCGGCTCGACGCGCTGCAGCAGTGCGCCGCGGGTCTGCATGCGATCCACCGCGTCGGTCTGGTCCACCGCGACGTCAAGCCCGACAACGTGGTGGTGGCGGCCGACGGGCGCGTGCGCGTGGTCGACTTCGGGCTCGCGCGGGGGGCCGCGGCCGACACCGCCGAGCCCGAGCACGTCGAGCCCGAGCCGACGCCGCCGAGCCCGGGCCCGCACACCCCCTTGTCGGCACGACTGACCGTCACCGGCGCGGTGGTCGGCACACCGGTGTACATGGCCCCGGAGCAGCTGCGTCGACAGGTGATCGATCCGCGCTGCGATCAGTTCGCGTTTTGCGTGATGGCGTGGGAGCTGCTCGCGGGTGAGCGACCGTTCGCGAGCGCGAGCATCGGCGAGCTGTTCGAGGCCCATCGCAGCGGTCCCCAGCCACCGGCACGCTCCGAGGTGCCCGCGTCGGTGTGGCGCGTGCTGACGCGTGGCCTCGCCTACGAGTCGAGCGCGCGCTGGCCCGACATGGCCGCGCTGCTCGAGGCGATGCAACGCGCGGTGCGGCCTCGGACGTCGCGACGCGCCGCGATCGCGACCGCGGCCGGCGTGCTGGCGGTCGTGGCGGTACCGGTGTTCGGCGCCCGCGCCGAGTCGGCGCCCTGCGTCGAGTTGGGCCCGCGGGGCGACGCGGCGAAGGCCCGCTTGGATCGCGTGGCGGCGCTGCGCGATCACGACGAGCCCGCGCTCGAGGTCCTGGGCGCGCGCATCGACGCCATCAGCACGCGACGACAGCAGGCCTGCGAGGGCCAGGACGCGCCGCCGCACCATCGCTGCCTCGAGCGCGCGCTCTCGCGGGTCGATGCGTTGATCGACGCGCTCGCGCGTGGCGACGACGACATCCTCGATCGTGCGCGGGCGATCGCATCGCTCCCCGACGGCAGCGAGTGCGCGGAGCACAGCGAGTCGCCGGCGCCGAGCGTCGCCGCCCGGGCCGAGCAGGCCCGTGTTCGCAGCGAGCTCGATCGTGCGAGTGCCGAGCTCGCGCTCGGCCACGCCGGCCGACTGCGAGGGCGCGGCGCCGAGCTGCGGGCGATGGCGCTGGCGACCGGCTCCACGGGATTGCAGGCCGAGGCGTTGGCGTTCGACGGCGAGCTCGCCGGTGCGCTCGGCGAGTCCGAGCTCGCCCGTGCGAACCTTCGCGAGGCGGCGCTGCAGGCCGAGGCCGAGCGCGACGATGCCCTCGCGGCATCGGCCTGGTTGTCGGTGGCGAAGGTCTCGATCGGCCAGCTGCGCGACCCGGTGCGGGGTCGTGACGACCTGCGCAGCGCGCGGGCAGCGGTGGTCCGGCTGGGCGACGAGGGGCTGCAGGAGCGCCTGCGTCTGCTCGGTGCCCAGCTGTCGCTGCTCGAGGGCGACGTCGCGTCGGCGCGCGAGCAGCTCGAAGGCCTGGTCGAGGCGCTCGACGACGACGACCTGGCGCCCACCCGCTGGCCGCTGCTCGACGTCGCGGCCGATGCCGCCGAGGCGGCGGGTGAGCTCGACGAAGCGGCGAGCCTGCATGCGCGGCAGCGACGGATCGCGCTCGCCCAGCTGGGCCCCGAGCACCCGATGCTCGCGGCGATCGACTACAACCTCGGCAAGGTCGAGCTGCTGCGGGGGCAGGTCGACGCCTCCCGCGTGGCGCTCGATCGCGCACTGCAGGGCTGGCGTGCCGCGCTCGGTGACCAGCATCCCGACCTCGCGCTGGTCCACACCGCGCTGCAGCAGTGGGAGATGCACCACGGCTCGCTCGCGGCCGCGCGGGAGCACGCCGTGCGGGTGCTCGAGATCGGGCGCGCACAGCTGCCCGAGGATCATCCCGACCTCGCGCTCGCGTGGGTCGGGATCGGCGCGGTCGCACTGCTGCAGGGGGCCCACGACGAGGCGGTCGATGCCTACGCCCGCGCGCTCGCGATCGCCGAGCGGGCCCACGCGCCCGACCACGTCGAGCTCGCGATCGTGCGGCTCGACTACGCCGAGGCGCTGCTCGAGCGCTCGCCCGCCGATGCCGACCTGGCGCTGGCGCAGATCGAGCCCGCGCGGGCGGCGATCGAGGCTGCGCCGGGCCACGATCCGTCGCTGCTCGCGTTCGCCGACCGCCTCCGCAAGACCGCGCTCCGCCATCGCGACAGCAACCCCGACGCACCCGACGTACCCGATGCACCCGATGCCCCCGATCGCATCGATCCCAAGCGGCCGCTTCCCAAGTAA
- a CDS encoding tyrosine--tRNA ligase, with protein MTDPTDFAYTSPALRELAARGFIEQVSDPAALDALLAAGPVTFYIGYDPTAPSLHVGNMVCVMAMRRLQRLGHRPIVVLGSGTARIGDPSGKQETRKLLDDTTIARNTEGIARIFARVLDGEPAPQVFDNYSWLSQLGYIEFLRDVGVHFTVNRMVASKTYRDRLEAEQPLSFIEFNYQLLQAYDFYRLHRDHGCVLQLGGSDQWGNIIAGVELVRRMAGGSGTAAQCLTFPLLTTADGRKMGKSEAGSVWLDGSMCSPFDYYQYFVGCDDRDVRRMLAIFTDLPVAEIDALCQAEGAALREVKQRLAFEATAICHGQEAASAAQAAARQAFGGGDDWSAVPLVELDVETIKLIELVVDPKVAAFPSKRAARERIEGGAVRLDGARCTEPERVLAGADFEDRTLRLQAGKQLRLRVRLA; from the coding sequence ATGACCGACCCCACCGACTTCGCGTACACCTCGCCCGCGCTGCGCGAGCTCGCCGCCCGCGGCTTCATCGAGCAGGTCTCGGACCCGGCCGCGCTCGATGCCTTGCTCGCGGCCGGGCCGGTGACGTTCTACATCGGCTACGACCCCACCGCGCCGTCGCTGCACGTCGGCAACATGGTCTGCGTGATGGCCATGCGCCGCCTGCAGCGGCTCGGCCACCGGCCCATCGTCGTGCTGGGCTCGGGCACCGCGCGCATCGGCGACCCGAGCGGCAAGCAGGAGACGCGCAAGCTGCTCGACGACACCACCATCGCGCGCAACACCGAGGGCATCGCCCGCATCTTCGCGCGCGTCCTCGACGGCGAGCCCGCGCCGCAGGTGTTCGACAACTACAGCTGGCTGTCGCAGCTGGGCTACATCGAGTTCCTGCGCGACGTCGGCGTGCACTTCACCGTCAATCGCATGGTCGCGAGCAAGACCTACCGCGATCGGCTCGAGGCCGAGCAGCCGCTGTCGTTCATCGAGTTCAACTACCAGCTGCTGCAGGCCTACGACTTCTACCGCCTGCACCGCGACCACGGCTGCGTGCTCCAGCTCGGTGGCTCCGATCAGTGGGGCAACATCATCGCCGGCGTCGAGCTGGTGCGGCGCATGGCCGGCGGCTCGGGCACCGCCGCGCAGTGCCTCACGTTCCCGCTGCTGACCACCGCCGACGGCCGCAAGATGGGCAAGAGCGAGGCCGGCTCGGTGTGGCTCGACGGCAGCATGTGCTCGCCCTTCGACTACTACCAGTACTTCGTCGGCTGCGACGACCGCGACGTCCGGCGCATGCTGGCGATCTTCACCGACCTGCCGGTCGCCGAGATCGACGCGCTATGCCAGGCCGAGGGCGCGGCGCTACGCGAGGTGAAGCAGCGGCTCGCGTTCGAAGCGACCGCCATCTGCCACGGCCAGGAGGCCGCGAGCGCGGCCCAGGCCGCCGCTCGCCAGGCCTTCGGCGGCGGCGACGACTGGAGCGCGGTACCGCTGGTCGAACTCGACGTCGAGACCATCAAGCTGATCGAGCTCGTGGTCGATCCGAAGGTCGCGGCATTCCCGAGCAAGCGAGCCGCGCGCGAGCGCATCGAGGGCGGCGCCGTGCGGCTCGACGGGGCCCGCTGCACCGAGCCAGAGCGCGTGCTCGCGGGCGCCGACTTCGAGGACCGCACCCTGCGATTGCAGGCGGGCAAGCAGCTGCGCCTGCGCGTGCGCCTGGCTTGA
- a CDS encoding cell division protein ZapA has protein sequence MKHSVEVEIAGQRLTIRSDEGPQYVQELADYVDAQLRQLVPGGRASFSLQRAALLVAIQLADELFREKDLHRQFRQRVGAKLDALELALQEHARRLDEL, from the coding sequence GTGAAGCACAGCGTCGAGGTCGAGATCGCCGGGCAGCGCCTGACGATCCGCAGCGACGAGGGCCCGCAGTACGTGCAGGAGCTGGCCGACTACGTCGACGCGCAGCTGCGCCAGCTCGTGCCTGGCGGCCGCGCCAGCTTCAGCCTCCAGCGCGCGGCGCTGCTGGTCGCGATCCAGCTCGCCGACGAGCTGTTCCGCGAGAAGGACCTCCACCGTCAGTTCCGCCAGCGCGTCGGTGCCAAGCTCGACGCGCTCGAGCTCGCGTTGCAGGAACACGCCCGTCGACTCGACGAGCTGTAG
- the prfA gene encoding peptide chain release factor 1, producing MRRKLEDIHERHDELGEMLCAPEIVGDKTRFLSLSREHAELRPVAEAFGEYQNVERELEQTRALLGDPDMRELAEADLPPLRERLARLDGELQKLLLPRDPNDGRDVLLEIRAGTGGEEAALFAGELWRMYSRYAERQGWKIEPLTASDAAAGGLKEVICVVRGKNVYGRLKFESGVHRVQRVPATEAQGRIHTSAATVAIMPEADEVDVHVNESDLRVDTMRSSGSGGQHVNTTDSKVRITHVPSGIVVESQQEKSQIKNREIAMTMLRTKLLDVELQKQQVARAAARKSQVGSGDRSEKVRTYNFPQDRVTDHRIGLTRHNIDGFMAGDLDDVVDALCAHDEAERLAESQGERP from the coding sequence CTGCGCCGCAAACTCGAAGACATCCACGAGCGCCACGACGAGCTCGGAGAGATGCTGTGCGCGCCGGAGATCGTCGGTGACAAGACTCGCTTCCTCTCGCTGTCGCGCGAGCACGCCGAGCTGCGTCCGGTGGCCGAGGCCTTCGGCGAGTACCAGAACGTCGAGCGCGAGCTCGAGCAGACCCGCGCGCTGCTCGGCGACCCCGACATGCGCGAGCTCGCCGAGGCCGATCTGCCGCCGCTGCGGGAGCGACTCGCGCGGCTCGACGGCGAGCTGCAGAAGCTGCTGCTGCCGCGCGATCCCAACGACGGTCGCGACGTGCTGCTCGAGATCCGCGCCGGCACCGGTGGCGAAGAGGCCGCGCTGTTCGCCGGCGAGCTGTGGCGCATGTACAGCCGCTATGCCGAGCGCCAGGGCTGGAAGATCGAGCCGCTGACGGCGTCGGACGCCGCCGCCGGCGGTCTGAAGGAGGTCATCTGCGTGGTCCGGGGTAAGAACGTCTACGGCCGCCTCAAGTTCGAGTCGGGCGTGCACCGGGTGCAGCGCGTGCCCGCGACCGAGGCCCAGGGCCGCATCCACACCTCCGCGGCGACCGTCGCGATCATGCCCGAGGCCGACGAGGTCGACGTGCACGTCAACGAGTCCGACCTGCGGGTCGACACCATGCGCTCGTCGGGCTCGGGCGGGCAGCACGTCAACACCACCGACAGCAAGGTCCGCATCACCCACGTGCCGTCGGGCATCGTGGTGGAGTCGCAGCAGGAGAAGTCGCAGATCAAGAACCGCGAGATCGCGATGACGATGCTGCGCACCAAGCTGCTCGACGTCGAGCTACAGAAGCAGCAGGTCGCGCGCGCGGCAGCTCGCAAGTCGCAGGTGGGCTCCGGCGATCGCTCGGAGAAGGTCCGCACCTACAACTTCCCGCAGGATCGCGTGACCGATCACCGCATCGGCCTCACGCGGCACAACATCGACGGCTTCATGGCCGGCGATCTCGACGACGTCGTCGACGCGCTGTGCGCCCACGACGAGGCCGAGCGCCTGGCCGAGTCGCAGGGGGAGCGGCCGTGA
- a CDS encoding DUF429 domain-containing protein: protein MTEPPAPSTSTGDAGARAGLRRFIGVDLGGGRGKTTAVARLEHTEHDGIWRLVLADAKLRYGQRGTGRDDEPSGGDTLFRDDVLVDYLERWTDAHTLVAIDAPLTLPACIRCTLPCPGVERCEVPVVQWMRAWAPRLRARGRSDPGKPAVTPYTQRAAELLLQGLGLSPRESLGQGTGPLAARASFLRRRLSPRLRLHENLLEVAPALTLVQWLGSDRTRALYHGDQATVWEQRKRVLHALAKGLAFEYVWPEMVVRNVHVFHAVICAFTASLWASGRCSSAAQLAAGEQGTEVTAAAAAALGTMWLQDGWIALPRRPATSSP from the coding sequence GTGACCGAGCCGCCCGCGCCGTCGACGTCCACGGGTGACGCAGGCGCGCGCGCGGGCCTGCGTCGCTTCATCGGCGTCGATCTCGGTGGCGGCCGCGGCAAGACCACCGCGGTCGCGCGGCTCGAGCACACCGAGCACGACGGCATCTGGCGGCTGGTGCTGGCCGACGCGAAGCTGCGCTACGGCCAGCGCGGCACCGGCCGCGACGACGAACCGAGCGGCGGCGACACGTTGTTCCGCGACGACGTGCTGGTCGACTACCTCGAGCGCTGGACCGACGCCCACACGCTGGTGGCGATCGATGCTCCGCTGACGCTGCCGGCGTGCATCCGCTGCACGCTGCCGTGCCCGGGGGTCGAGCGCTGCGAGGTGCCGGTCGTGCAGTGGATGCGTGCGTGGGCGCCCCGCCTGCGCGCGCGCGGGCGCAGCGACCCCGGCAAGCCCGCGGTGACGCCCTATACCCAGCGGGCCGCCGAGCTGTTGCTGCAGGGCCTCGGGCTGTCGCCGCGCGAATCGCTGGGGCAGGGCACCGGCCCGCTGGCGGCGCGCGCGAGCTTCCTGCGCCGCCGGCTGTCGCCGCGGCTGCGACTGCACGAGAACCTGCTCGAGGTGGCGCCCGCGCTCACGCTCGTGCAGTGGCTCGGCAGCGATCGCACGCGCGCGCTCTACCACGGCGATCAAGCGACGGTGTGGGAGCAACGCAAGCGCGTGCTGCATGCGCTCGCGAAGGGGCTCGCGTTCGAGTACGTGTGGCCCGAGATGGTGGTCCGCAACGTCCACGTCTTCCACGCCGTCATCTGTGCCTTCACCGCGTCGCTGTGGGCGAGCGGGCGCTGCTCCTCCGCGGCGCAGCTGGCGGCCGGCGAGCAGGGCACCGAGGTCACCGCCGCGGCCGCGGCGGCGCTCGGCACGATGTGGCTGCAAGACGGCTGGATCGCGCTGCCGCGACGGCCCGCGACCTCGTCGCCTTGA
- the thpR gene encoding RNA 2',3'-cyclic phosphodiesterase codes for MRVFVALELPAPVREHLALVGGGIPGARWEPAENLHLTLRFIGELEGAPLRELHDALAQVRCEPFPLTLAHVGCFPPRGQPRVLWIGVDEPAPVTELAQRIDRAVRSIGLPPDARKFAPHVTLARLHDAPQQRLAAFFAHHGLLRTATFDVDGFALHSSVLGHRGAHYRVERRWGGT; via the coding sequence ATGCGTGTGTTCGTTGCGCTCGAGCTGCCCGCGCCGGTGCGGGAGCACCTCGCGCTGGTCGGCGGCGGCATCCCGGGGGCCCGCTGGGAGCCGGCCGAGAACCTCCACCTCACGCTGCGCTTCATCGGTGAGCTCGAGGGTGCACCGCTGCGCGAGCTCCACGACGCGCTCGCGCAGGTGCGGTGCGAGCCCTTCCCGCTCACGCTCGCCCACGTGGGCTGCTTCCCGCCGCGCGGCCAGCCGCGGGTGCTGTGGATCGGCGTCGACGAGCCTGCGCCGGTGACCGAGCTGGCCCAGCGCATCGATCGAGCAGTGCGCAGCATCGGCCTGCCACCCGACGCCCGCAAGTTCGCCCCACACGTCACGCTCGCACGCCTGCACGACGCACCGCAGCAACGGCTCGCAGCGTTCTTCGCCCACCACGGCCTCCTGCGTACCGCGACGTTCGATGTCGACGGCTTCGCGCTGCACTCGTCGGTGCTGGGACATCGTGGCGCCCACTACCGCGTCGAGCGCCGCTGGGGCGGAACGTAG
- a CDS encoding response regulator, protein MNAGATEVEGDTQETILLVDDDKVFCGALAGALRRRGFRVVVAHNGDDAIAEAGAWQPERALVDLRMPGKSGLEVVSELLGITPGLRIIVLTGYGSIATAVEAIKLGAMHYLTKPASVDEILASFDRTLAVTEVEAPSSPRPLDEVEWEHLQKVLTDCGGNVSEAARRLGMHRRSLQRKLARGRPEA, encoded by the coding sequence ATGAACGCGGGCGCAACCGAGGTCGAAGGCGACACGCAAGAGACCATCTTGCTGGTGGATGACGACAAGGTCTTCTGCGGCGCGCTCGCGGGCGCGCTACGACGCCGAGGCTTCCGGGTGGTGGTGGCGCACAACGGCGACGACGCGATCGCCGAGGCCGGTGCGTGGCAACCCGAGCGCGCGCTCGTCGATCTGCGCATGCCCGGCAAGAGCGGCCTCGAGGTGGTGTCGGAGCTGCTGGGGATCACGCCGGGTCTGCGCATCATCGTGCTCACCGGCTACGGCAGCATCGCGACCGCGGTCGAGGCCATCAAGCTGGGCGCGATGCACTACCTGACCAAGCCCGCGAGCGTCGACGAGATCCTCGCGAGCTTCGATCGCACGCTCGCGGTCACCGAGGTCGAGGCCCCGAGCTCGCCGCGCCCGCTCGACGAGGTCGAGTGGGAGCACCTGCAGAAGGTCTTGACCGACTGCGGCGGCAACGTCTCGGAGGCCGCGCGTCGGCTCGGCATGCATCGGCGAAGCCTGCAGCGCAAGCTCGCGCGCGGCCGCCCCGAGGCCTGA
- a CDS encoding HAMP domain-containing histidine kinase, whose translation MAQHVRHSHALTLQTLVTTRWLLLGLWALVFVVRWWSPPSADHALGWTTAVPPWRAGVAVLLVWGSCNVGTRLWAASRDVITPGFVGAQVLLDLLVSLVLLQLSGGADHPFTALLLVPIVLATALSPRWAAAAVGIAVLGFGALMVANSIAHGSSERRGLLHGSWLALLCLGALVAWLVQQLMGALSRSRAELEQLRDATIQDQHLAALGTLAAGAAHELGTPLGTVNLLAGELPHMEPEEQRTAIDTIKREVERCKDILHRMASPEVRVSALSARDAQPWFLCELQDELDDPEGVKLTFVATAATRELRGTTTLARASLGQIVRELVTNAAEACRRKPGTRGVTVRIDVDGDEGVIEVEDDGAGMEPSVAAMVFDPFFSTKPEGQGMGLGLYLAQAQMRQLGGRLDLQSTPGRGTKVTVRVTLRPPDPMALLGPMTGLGR comes from the coding sequence GTGGCGCAGCACGTTCGACACAGCCACGCGCTGACCCTGCAGACCCTCGTGACCACGCGCTGGCTGCTGCTCGGGCTGTGGGCGTTGGTGTTCGTCGTGCGCTGGTGGTCACCGCCGTCGGCCGACCACGCCCTCGGCTGGACCACCGCGGTGCCGCCGTGGCGCGCCGGCGTCGCGGTGCTGCTCGTGTGGGGCTCGTGCAACGTCGGCACGCGGCTATGGGCGGCCTCGCGCGACGTGATCACGCCCGGGTTCGTGGGCGCGCAGGTCTTGCTCGATCTGTTGGTCTCGTTGGTGCTGCTGCAGCTCTCCGGCGGCGCCGATCACCCCTTCACCGCGCTGCTGCTGGTGCCGATCGTGCTCGCGACCGCGCTCTCGCCCCGCTGGGCCGCCGCGGCCGTCGGCATCGCGGTGCTGGGCTTCGGCGCCTTGATGGTCGCGAACTCGATCGCGCACGGCAGCAGCGAACGTCGCGGCCTGCTGCACGGCAGCTGGCTCGCGCTGCTGTGCCTTGGAGCGCTCGTGGCGTGGTTGGTCCAACAGCTGATGGGTGCCCTGTCACGATCGCGCGCCGAGCTCGAACAGCTGCGCGACGCGACCATCCAGGATCAACACCTCGCCGCCCTCGGCACGCTCGCGGCCGGTGCCGCCCACGAGCTCGGCACGCCGCTGGGCACCGTGAACCTCCTCGCGGGCGAGCTGCCGCACATGGAACCCGAGGAGCAGCGCACGGCGATCGACACCATCAAGCGCGAGGTCGAGCGGTGCAAGGACATCCTGCATCGCATGGCCAGCCCCGAGGTGCGCGTGAGCGCGCTATCGGCCCGTGACGCACAACCGTGGTTCCTGTGCGAGCTGCAGGACGAGCTCGACGATCCCGAGGGCGTGAAGCTCACGTTCGTGGCCACCGCGGCGACCCGCGAGCTGCGCGGCACCACCACGCTGGCGCGTGCATCCCTGGGCCAGATCGTGCGGGAGCTGGTCACCAACGCCGCCGAGGCCTGTCGCCGCAAGCCCGGCACCCGCGGCGTCACCGTGCGCATCGACGTCGACGGTGACGAGGGGGTCATCGAGGTCGAGGACGACGGCGCCGGCATGGAACCGAGCGTCGCGGCGATGGTGTTCGATCCCTTCTTCAGCACCAAGCCCGAGGGACAGGGCATGGGCCTGGGGCTCTATCTCGCGCAGGCACAGATGCGCCAGCTCGGCGGCCGACTCGATCTACAATCGACGCCAGGCCGGGGTACCAAGGTCACCGTGCGGGTCACGCTACGACCGCCGGACCCGATGGCACTGCTCGGACCGATGACGGGATTGGGACGATGA